From a region of the bacterium genome:
- a CDS encoding fumarylacetoacetate hydrolase family protein, with amino-acid sequence MKLVTFEVATPLGLINRLGAVVGDRILDLNAAYIAALPELSREAAGRFADVYFPSDMLRFLESGALGMEAARALLSRFVAGTLAPRADAGALFYSVDEVRLLSPLTRANMLRDFLAFEAHTKRGYERRGQEMPQLWYELPVYYKGNNRSLVGPDVDIQWPSYTEKFDYELEIACVIGKEGRNIPVEKAHEYIAGYCILNDFSARDAQMQEVQLRLGPAKGKDFATGIGPYLVTPDEVGDPRNLRMTARINGETWSDGNSGTSHWTFEQMIAHVSREETIYPGDIFGSGTVGGGCGYELDRWVQPGDVIELEIEKLGTLRNRVVRQS; translated from the coding sequence TTGAAGCTCGTCACTTTTGAGGTCGCCACCCCCCTCGGCCTGATCAATCGGCTCGGAGCGGTGGTCGGCGATCGCATCCTCGATCTCAACGCCGCCTACATCGCCGCCCTGCCCGAGCTCTCGCGCGAGGCCGCCGGCCGCTTTGCCGACGTCTACTTCCCGTCCGACATGCTTCGCTTCCTCGAGAGCGGCGCCCTCGGGATGGAGGCTGCCCGGGCCCTGCTCTCGCGCTTCGTGGCGGGCACGCTCGCGCCGCGCGCGGATGCCGGCGCCCTGTTCTACTCGGTGGACGAGGTGCGGCTCTTGAGCCCCTTGACCCGGGCGAACATGCTGCGCGACTTTTTGGCCTTCGAGGCCCACACCAAGCGCGGCTACGAGCGGCGCGGCCAGGAGATGCCCCAGCTCTGGTACGAGCTGCCCGTCTACTACAAGGGCAACAATCGCTCGCTGGTGGGCCCCGACGTGGACATCCAGTGGCCCTCCTACACCGAGAAGTTCGACTACGAGCTCGAGATCGCCTGCGTCATCGGCAAGGAGGGCCGCAACATCCCGGTCGAGAAGGCGCACGAGTACATCGCAGGCTACTGCATCCTCAACGACTTCAGCGCGCGCGACGCCCAGATGCAGGAGGTGCAATTGCGCCTCGGGCCCGCCAAGGGCAAGGACTTCGCCACTGGCATCGGGCCGTACCTCGTCACTCCCGACGAGGTGGGCGATCCGCGCAACCTGCGCATGACCGCGCGCATCAACGGCGAGACCTGGTCGGACGGCAACTCCGGCACCTCGCACTGGACTTTCGAGCAGATGATTGCCCACGTCTCCCGCGAGGAGACGATCTACCCCGGCGACATCTTCGGCTCGGGCACCGTCGGCGGCGGCTGCGGCTACGAGCTGGATCGCTGGGTGCAGCCCGGCGACGTGATCGAGCTTGAAATCGAGAAGCTCGGCACGCTCCGCAACCGCGTCGTCCGTCAATCGTAA
- the lon gene encoding endopeptidase La has product MFDESYPTSTPVLAVRDMVVFPGVVVPITVGREMSLRLIQDAVESGEAITIATQRDMEREEVTPADLYEIGTLCKIHHMLQLPSNTLKVMVQGLERVKIGPYTQEEPYFVADVTPMPDVEARDRVVEAMMHNATQLLQRYGENLQGFPEELVTIALNIEDPNKLTYLLAFNLHFKLAERQALLEAEGPKAKLDKLCEILTAEVELHQLGASIQNQVQSTLGKTQKEYFLREQLRAIQKELGESDERIAEVSELREKIDQAGLPPEVLKEAERELGRLEKLPPGAAEHTVIRTYLDWIVALPWNQATPDQLDIQRAREILDADHYDLDLIKKRILEYLAVYKLKHDRLGETSLRGPILCLVGPPGVGKTSLGQSIARSLGRKFVRMSLGGMRDEAEIRGHRRTYIGAMPGRLIQAISRCGSNNPVFMLDEIDKLGADFRGDPASALLEVLDPEQNRDFRDHYLDVPFDLSRVLFIATANLLDPVPPALRDRMEVLQLSGYTAEEKVAIAEQYLVPKQLKEHALSPRELKFTPEGIRTLIGEYTREAGVRSLEREIASICRKVTVELTTGTLPKRGIVITPAKARQYLGKRRFFPEEAERPDLPGIATGLAWTEAGGDILFIEATANPGTGQLRLTGKLGDVMKESAQAALSYVWSKVGALGIPGDYFRTNDVHLHVPAGAIPKDGPSAGIAIATAIASLATGRLVLPEVAMTGEITLRGRVLPVGGIKEKVLAARRAGIRTVILPRHNESDLADIPAELLREMKLVLVETVDEVLASALCPAPRKVEKPAGVPPRSSQRLGASKTPAS; this is encoded by the coding sequence ATGTTCGACGAGAGCTACCCCACCTCCACACCGGTCCTCGCCGTGCGGGACATGGTCGTCTTCCCCGGGGTGGTCGTGCCCATCACCGTCGGGCGCGAGATGTCGTTGCGCCTGATCCAGGACGCGGTCGAGAGCGGCGAGGCCATCACCATCGCCACCCAGCGCGACATGGAGCGCGAAGAGGTCACCCCGGCCGACCTGTACGAGATCGGGACCCTCTGCAAAATCCACCACATGCTCCAGTTGCCGAGCAACACCCTCAAAGTCATGGTCCAGGGCCTGGAGCGGGTGAAGATCGGTCCCTACACCCAAGAAGAACCCTACTTCGTCGCCGACGTCACCCCCATGCCCGATGTCGAAGCGCGCGATCGGGTGGTCGAGGCCATGATGCACAACGCCACCCAGCTCTTGCAGCGCTACGGCGAGAACCTCCAGGGCTTCCCCGAGGAGCTCGTCACCATCGCCCTCAACATCGAGGACCCCAACAAGCTCACCTACCTCCTGGCCTTCAACCTCCACTTCAAGCTCGCCGAGCGCCAGGCGCTCCTCGAGGCCGAGGGCCCCAAGGCCAAGCTCGACAAGCTCTGCGAGATCCTCACGGCCGAGGTCGAGCTGCACCAGCTGGGCGCCTCCATCCAGAACCAGGTCCAGAGCACCCTCGGCAAGACCCAGAAGGAGTACTTCCTGCGCGAGCAGCTGCGCGCCATCCAGAAGGAGCTGGGCGAGTCGGACGAGCGCATCGCCGAGGTCAGCGAGCTGCGCGAGAAGATCGACCAGGCAGGGCTTCCCCCCGAGGTCCTCAAGGAGGCCGAACGCGAGCTGGGCCGCCTCGAGAAGCTGCCGCCGGGGGCCGCCGAGCACACGGTGATCCGCACCTACCTGGACTGGATCGTCGCCCTGCCCTGGAACCAGGCCACCCCGGACCAGCTGGACATCCAGCGCGCCCGCGAGATCCTCGATGCGGACCACTACGACCTGGACCTCATCAAGAAGCGGATCCTCGAATACCTGGCGGTCTACAAGCTCAAGCACGACCGCCTGGGCGAGACCAGCCTGCGCGGCCCCATCCTTTGCCTGGTGGGCCCGCCCGGGGTGGGCAAGACCTCGCTCGGGCAATCCATCGCCCGCTCTCTGGGCCGCAAGTTCGTGCGCATGAGCCTGGGGGGGATGCGGGACGAGGCCGAGATCCGCGGCCACCGCCGCACCTACATCGGGGCGATGCCCGGACGGCTCATCCAGGCCATCTCTCGCTGCGGGTCCAACAACCCGGTCTTCATGCTCGACGAGATCGACAAGCTCGGGGCGGACTTCCGCGGGGACCCGGCCTCGGCCCTGCTGGAGGTGCTCGACCCCGAGCAGAACCGCGACTTTCGCGACCACTACCTGGACGTGCCCTTCGACCTGTCGCGGGTGCTGTTCATCGCCACCGCCAACCTCCTCGACCCGGTGCCGCCGGCACTGCGCGACCGGATGGAGGTCCTGCAGCTCTCGGGCTACACCGCCGAGGAGAAGGTCGCGATCGCCGAGCAGTACCTGGTCCCCAAGCAGCTCAAGGAGCACGCGCTGAGCCCCCGAGAGCTGAAGTTCACCCCCGAGGGGATCCGCACCCTCATCGGCGAGTACACCCGCGAAGCGGGCGTGCGCAGCCTGGAGCGCGAGATCGCCTCGATCTGCCGGAAGGTGACCGTCGAGCTGACGACGGGCACCTTGCCCAAGCGCGGGATCGTCATCACCCCGGCCAAGGCCCGGCAGTACCTGGGCAAGCGCCGCTTCTTCCCCGAAGAGGCCGAGCGGCCCGACCTGCCCGGCATCGCCACGGGGCTCGCCTGGACCGAGGCGGGGGGCGACATCCTCTTCATCGAGGCGACCGCCAACCCCGGCACCGGCCAGCTCCGGCTGACGGGCAAGCTCGGCGACGTCATGAAGGAATCGGCCCAGGCCGCGCTCTCCTACGTCTGGAGCAAGGTCGGCGCCCTCGGGATCCCCGGGGACTACTTCCGCACCAACGACGTGCACCTGCACGTGCCCGCGGGCGCCATCCCCAAGGACGGCCCCAGCGCGGGCATCGCCATCGCCACCGCCATCGCGAGCCTCGCCACCGGCCGCCTGGTCCTGCCCGAGGTCGCCATGACCGGCGAGATCACCCTGCGCGGCCGGGTGCTGCCGGTGGGCGGCATCAAGGAGAAGGTGCTCGCCGCCCGCCGCGCCGGGATCCGGACCGTCATCCTGCCGCGTCACAACGAGTCGGACCTCGCGGACATCCCAGCCGAGTTGCTGCGCGAGATGAAGCTCGTTTTGGTCGAGACGGTGGACGAGGTGCTCGCAAGCGCCCTGTGCCCGGCGCCGCGCAAGGTCGAGAAGCCCGCGGGCGTGCCCCCTCGCTCAAGTCAGCGCCTTGGCGCCTCAAAAACGCCCGCATCTTGA
- a CDS encoding homogentisate 1,2-dioxygenase, with protein MYPQSKGKATTQAHVGLPEGTYEDEHGRKGFFGRVSHLYHTHQPTDWIRIEGPLKPRALDTAKLTPSDATDALRGLPETFMYNDDVALKISRLNEPMPYWLRNADGDDVIFVHRGEGTLECDFGVLDFERGDYLVIPKGTTYRLLPRTTDNFFLFIESKGEITLPDRGPLGPNAVFDWSVLKSPEPAPVLDAPAGEYEVRIKREGVFTSVFYPYHPMDVVGWKGDLSVWKLNVRDIRPVMSHRYHLPPSVHTTFLGGNFVICTFVPRPFESDPEAMRVPFYHRNIDYDEVIFYHDGDFFSRQNIGPAMVTFHPAGIHHGPHPKAAQKAAGKEATDEIAVMVDTKNPLKLTDSALATEWAEYHLSWRVTPEAATR; from the coding sequence GTGTATCCGCAGTCAAAGGGGAAGGCGACCACCCAGGCCCACGTAGGGCTGCCCGAAGGCACCTACGAGGACGAGCACGGCCGCAAGGGCTTCTTCGGCCGGGTGTCGCACCTGTACCACACCCACCAGCCCACCGACTGGATCCGCATCGAAGGGCCCCTCAAGCCCCGCGCCCTCGACACGGCCAAGCTCACGCCCTCGGATGCGACCGACGCGCTGCGCGGCCTGCCCGAGACCTTCATGTACAACGACGACGTGGCCCTCAAGATCTCGCGCCTGAACGAGCCGATGCCCTACTGGCTCCGCAACGCGGACGGGGACGACGTGATTTTCGTGCACCGCGGCGAAGGGACGCTGGAGTGCGACTTCGGCGTGCTCGACTTCGAGCGCGGTGATTACCTGGTGATCCCCAAGGGCACCACCTATCGCCTCTTGCCTCGCACCACGGACAACTTCTTCCTCTTCATCGAGTCGAAGGGCGAGATCACCCTGCCCGATCGTGGTCCTCTGGGGCCCAACGCCGTCTTCGACTGGAGCGTCCTCAAGAGCCCTGAGCCCGCTCCGGTGCTGGATGCGCCCGCGGGCGAGTACGAGGTGCGCATCAAGCGCGAAGGCGTCTTCACCTCGGTCTTCTATCCCTACCACCCGATGGACGTGGTGGGCTGGAAGGGTGATCTGTCGGTCTGGAAGCTCAACGTCCGGGACATCCGTCCGGTCATGAGCCACCGCTACCACCTGCCCCCGAGCGTGCACACGACCTTCCTCGGCGGCAACTTCGTCATCTGCACCTTCGTGCCCCGGCCCTTCGAGAGTGATCCCGAGGCCATGCGGGTGCCCTTCTACCACCGCAACATCGACTACGATGAGGTCATCTTCTACCACGACGGTGACTTCTTCAGCCGCCAGAACATCGGGCCGGCGATGGTGACCTTCCACCCGGCGGGCATCCACCACGGGCCCCACCCCAAGGCCGCCCAGAAGGCCGCGGGCAAGGAAGCCACCGACGAGATCGCCGTCATGGTCGATACCAAGAACCCGCTCAAGCTGACGGACTCGGCGCTTGCGACCGAGTGGGCCGAGTACCACCTCAGCTGGCGCGTCACCCCGGAGGCGGCTACCCGATGA
- a CDS encoding mechanosensitive ion channel, producing the protein MRHRPNAAILGGLVLAAALTLALPARAEAPQEAVLVGGKSVFSLGDGNGLSGRERAMRVTEKLNQWLADPTAITALRVERLRRGPAVMLGDEALLTVTESDAVSAGTSREELAQTWEERLEAAASEARAAKEGNPFGSGLAIAKNLLAALGVLLGGTIAAWLITWGASRFAELLGQQNSRLNPNLIAVAGGVASVAVAIGSVASALSYLPGAYSLPVTITLVALGAMALIASAESLGNVAGGLVVKWNALYTVGDHVRVGGFAGRVKAVGHLFTRLETEHHGERLIPNSSILRRGAALLAAPSLAELKVSIRLAYTVSRDLAQAIVVEAALRTQGLSDEPMPECLVSELEDEVIRYELHGRVLKGQTPEVVASRFHVNLLDVLGENALAPGGQPMPRPKTRLGVTTLEQTRHHSA; encoded by the coding sequence ATGCGCCATCGACCGAATGCGGCCATCCTGGGTGGCCTCGTCCTCGCCGCCGCCCTGACCCTCGCCCTTCCCGCCCGCGCCGAAGCGCCGCAAGAAGCCGTCCTGGTGGGCGGAAAGAGCGTCTTCTCGCTCGGCGACGGCAACGGCCTCTCGGGCAGAGAGCGCGCCATGCGCGTCACCGAAAAGCTCAACCAGTGGCTCGCCGACCCCACCGCCATCACCGCGCTGCGCGTCGAGCGCCTGCGCCGGGGCCCCGCCGTCATGCTCGGCGACGAAGCCCTCTTGACCGTGACCGAGTCGGACGCCGTGAGCGCCGGCACCAGCCGCGAGGAGCTGGCCCAGACCTGGGAAGAGCGCCTCGAAGCGGCGGCCTCCGAGGCCCGCGCGGCCAAGGAGGGCAATCCCTTCGGCTCGGGGCTCGCCATCGCCAAGAACCTGCTGGCGGCGCTGGGGGTGCTCTTGGGCGGCACGATCGCCGCCTGGCTCATCACCTGGGGCGCTTCGCGCTTCGCCGAGCTGCTCGGGCAACAGAACTCGCGTCTCAACCCCAATCTGATCGCTGTGGCGGGCGGCGTCGCCTCGGTGGCGGTCGCCATCGGCTCGGTCGCCAGCGCCCTCTCGTACCTGCCGGGAGCCTATTCGCTGCCCGTCACCATCACCTTGGTCGCCCTCGGGGCCATGGCCCTCATCGCCTCGGCCGAGTCCCTCGGCAACGTCGCGGGCGGCCTCGTGGTCAAGTGGAACGCGCTCTACACGGTGGGCGACCACGTGCGGGTCGGCGGCTTCGCCGGGCGGGTCAAGGCCGTCGGCCACCTCTTCACCCGGCTCGAGACCGAACACCACGGCGAGCGCCTGATCCCCAACAGCAGCATCCTGCGCCGCGGCGCGGCCCTGCTTGCCGCCCCCAGCCTCGCCGAGCTCAAGGTGAGCATCCGCCTCGCCTACACCGTCTCGCGCGACCTGGCCCAGGCCATCGTCGTCGAGGCCGCCCTGCGCACCCAGGGCCTGAGCGACGAGCCCATGCCCGAATGCCTCGTCTCGGAGCTCGAGGACGAAGTCATCCGCTACGAGTTGCACGGCCGGGTCCTCAAAGGCCAGACCCCCGAGGTGGTCGCCTCGCGCTTCCACGTCAACCTCCTGGACGTGCTGGGCGAGAACGCCCTCGCGCCTGGCGGCCAGCCCATGCCCCGCCCCAAGACCCGGCTCGGCGTGACCACCCTCGAGCAAACCCGCCACCACAGCGCCTGA